One Bacteroidales bacterium DNA segment encodes these proteins:
- a CDS encoding competence/damage-inducible protein A has product MNADIITIGDEILIGQITDTNSQWIAERLNLAGFNIRQITSVGDDKKQIFNILNDISDKSDLVIITGGLGPTEDDITKQTLADYFETKLVISNKILNDIKSFVETRGLDLNERNRKQAEVPESCKLIRNMNGTAPAMWFEKDNTVYISLPAVPFEMKAIMSNSIMPLLKKRFQTPFVVHKTVLTYGLSESGLAEILSNWESNLNEKIKLAYLPSPERIRLRLSIICKDKEKAEKLIDSEILNLQKIIGKAIFGFGDYFLQDIIGQILKNNKETVSVAESCTGGKIAHLITSVEGSSEYFKGGIIAYSNEIKINQLNVPEEIIEQYGAVSKEVVEFMAKGQREKFNTDYAVAVSGIAGPGGGTSDKPVGTTWIAVANNNKIIAKKYTFGKMRDINIRIAASKALDMLRKFITGNYDD; this is encoded by the coding sequence ATGAATGCAGATATAATTACAATAGGTGATGAAATTCTTATTGGCCAGATAACCGATACCAATTCACAATGGATTGCTGAAAGGCTAAATTTAGCCGGTTTTAATATAAGACAAATAACATCAGTAGGTGATGATAAGAAGCAAATTTTCAATATTTTAAATGATATTTCAGATAAAAGTGATCTGGTAATTATAACCGGAGGATTAGGTCCGACAGAAGATGATATAACAAAACAAACTTTGGCGGATTATTTTGAAACTAAGCTGGTTATAAGCAACAAAATACTTAACGATATAAAATCATTTGTTGAGACAAGAGGGTTGGATTTAAATGAAAGAAACAGAAAACAAGCAGAAGTACCTGAATCTTGTAAACTTATTAGAAACATGAATGGTACTGCACCTGCTATGTGGTTTGAAAAAGATAATACAGTATATATTTCTCTCCCTGCAGTTCCTTTTGAAATGAAAGCTATTATGAGTAATTCAATTATGCCGTTGCTGAAAAAACGTTTTCAAACACCTTTCGTTGTTCATAAGACTGTTCTTACATATGGTTTATCTGAATCAGGATTGGCTGAAATACTTTCGAATTGGGAAAGCAATTTAAATGAAAAAATCAAATTGGCATATCTGCCGTCTCCTGAAAGGATAAGATTGAGATTAAGCATAATCTGTAAGGATAAAGAAAAAGCTGAAAAGTTAATTGATTCAGAGATACTGAATTTACAGAAGATAATTGGTAAAGCAATCTTCGGCTTCGGCGATTATTTTTTGCAAGATATTATTGGGCAAATACTAAAAAATAATAAAGAAACTGTTTCAGTTGCTGAAAGTTGCACAGGCGGTAAAATAGCACATTTAATTACTTCTGTGGAAGGAAGTTCTGAATATTTTAAAGGAGGAATTATTGCTTACTCAAATGAGATTAAAATAAATCAGTTAAATGTTCCTGAAGAAATTATTGAGCAATACGGAGCTGTCAGTAAGGAAGTTGTTGAGTTTATGGCAAAAGGACAAAGAGAAAAGTTTAATACCGATTATGCAGTTGCTGTTTCGGGAATAGCCGGTCCGGGTGGCGGAACGTCAGATAAACCTGTTGGTACTACTTGGATAGCTGTTGCAAATAATAATAAAATAATTGCAAAAAAATATACTTTCGGAAAAATGAGAGATATTAATATAAGAATAGCCGCTTCAAAAGCCTTAGATATGTTAAGAAAGTTTATCACAGGGAATTATGATGATTAA
- a CDS encoding DNA mismatch repair protein MutS, protein MLRKKKIIERLKESFGKIKGDDFNFELIDKYFRNKDNSKSYQVLSDKTCNDLDFEELFMFFDRTNSKVGQQYLYNQLRNIPSNSERLDLREKIINKFSEDSDFRIDTQRHIEKLKEDDVYYISSLFQEEHTKPPKWFFVIPLLSFTSLMSLIMLFFNSQFLLVLIGVFIVNFGIHYWNKKNLYQYLGSIPQLLRLNSLAKRLHKKSIFQEINPELIKSVKIINQVRNRMSFFQLEAKLQSDSEVIFWAMLELYKTLFLLEPLLLFGVLKRLDKKRKEIEDVFCFVGEIDLLLSISSLRYGLDKYCLPAINSSNISAEQIYHPLILDCVPNSIDVSEKSILLTGSNMSGKTTFIRTIGINLFTGLTINTCFAKSITIPRIKIFSAIRISDDLMNDKSYYFEEVLTIKNMVQKSLTGTPNLFLLDEIFKGTNTIERISAGKAVLSTLAKNNNIVFVSTHDIELTDMLTEEFELYHFSEIVNENNVDFDYKLKEGKLKNRNAIRILQINEYPENVITEAIEISKLLDKNKVANTKIKEH, encoded by the coding sequence ATATTGCGAAAAAAAAAGATAATAGAGAGATTAAAAGAATCATTTGGAAAGATTAAAGGAGATGACTTTAATTTCGAATTGATTGATAAGTATTTTAGGAATAAGGATAATTCAAAATCTTATCAAGTTCTATCTGATAAAACATGTAATGATTTAGATTTTGAAGAGTTATTTATGTTTTTTGACAGAACCAACTCAAAAGTAGGACAACAATATTTATATAACCAATTGCGAAATATTCCTTCAAATTCTGAAAGATTGGATTTAAGAGAAAAAATTATCAATAAATTTTCAGAAGATTCCGACTTTAGAATTGATACCCAAAGACATATTGAGAAACTAAAAGAGGATGATGTTTACTATATTTCGTCACTGTTTCAAGAGGAGCATACAAAACCTCCGAAATGGTTCTTTGTCATTCCGTTATTATCTTTTACGAGTTTAATGTCACTGATAATGTTATTTTTTAATTCTCAGTTTCTTTTGGTATTGATTGGTGTATTCATTGTAAATTTTGGTATCCATTATTGGAATAAGAAAAATTTGTATCAATATCTTGGTTCTATTCCTCAATTGCTTCGATTAAATAGTTTGGCTAAAAGATTACATAAAAAGAGCATCTTTCAGGAAATAAATCCGGAATTGATAAAATCTGTTAAAATAATCAATCAGGTAAGGAATAGAATGTCTTTTTTTCAACTTGAGGCAAAACTGCAGAGTGATTCTGAGGTAATTTTTTGGGCAATGTTGGAACTATACAAAACCTTGTTTCTTTTAGAGCCATTACTGCTTTTTGGAGTTCTGAAACGACTAGATAAGAAGCGGAAAGAAATTGAGGATGTGTTCTGTTTTGTCGGGGAAATTGATTTGTTACTTTCAATATCTTCATTAAGGTATGGTTTGGATAAGTATTGTTTACCTGCTATTAATAGTTCAAATATTTCTGCCGAACAAATTTACCATCCGTTAATACTTGATTGTGTGCCAAACAGTATTGATGTTTCCGAAAAATCTATTCTTCTGACAGGCTCAAATATGTCAGGAAAGACAACTTTCATAAGAACTATTGGGATAAATTTATTTACCGGCTTGACAATTAATACTTGCTTTGCAAAATCAATAACTATTCCCAGAATCAAGATATTTTCTGCAATACGTATCAGCGATGACTTGATGAATGATAAAAGTTACTACTTTGAAGAGGTTCTGACAATAAAGAATATGGTTCAAAAAAGTTTGACCGGGACACCTAATCTTTTTCTTTTAGATGAGATTTTTAAAGGAACAAATACTATTGAGAGAATTTCAGCCGGAAAAGCAGTATTATCGACTTTGGCAAAAAATAATAATATTGTATTTGTATCAACACATGATATTGAGTTAACAGATATGCTAACTGAAGAATTTGAGTTATATCATTTTAGTGAGATAGTAAATGAAAACAATGTTGATTTTGACTATAAATTAAAAGAGGGAAAACTAAAGAACAGGAATGCTATAAGGATACTCCAAATAAATGAATATCCTGAAAATGTGATAACTGAAGCAATAGAAATTTCAAAATTATTAGATAAAAATAAAGTGGCCAACACAAAAATAAAAGAGCATTAA